The region tgggaCTTTTTGGGActttttaaggggttttttggggattttttgggatttttttaggggtttttgggggatttttagggattttttgagaattttttgggaattttttgggattttttaggggatttttttaggggatctttggggatttttagggattttttgggggattttttggggatttttttaggggtttttgggggattttagggattttttggggattttttggggatttttttggggatttttttaggggatttttggggatttttagggatttttttggggattttgggggactTTTAGGGactttttgggaattttttgggattttttggggattttttgggggatttttaggaattttttgggaattttttgggattttttaggagatttttttaGGGGatctttggggatttttagggattttttgggggattttttggggatttttttaggggatttttcgggatttttaggggtttttttggggattttgggtgatttttttgggactTTTTGGGACTTTTTAAGGGgtttcttggggattttttgggattttttttaggggtttttgggggatttttagggattttttggggatttttaatggattttttgggatttttgggggatttttttaggggtttttttggggattttttggggatttttttgggtgattttttggggatttttgggggaatttttgggatttttttttggggagtttttgggattttttgggggattttttggggattttttgggatttttttttaggggttttggggggatttttagagatttttttgggattttttggggattttttgggattttttagggggttttggggattcttttttaggggtttttggggatttttagggatttttagggttttttttggggatttttttgggaatttttggggatttttaggggatttttttgtgatttttttaggggcttttggggattttttggcattttttgggCGATTTTTAGGGGAtgttttttgggatgtttttagGGGACTTTTAggggtgttttggggatttatgggattttttgggggggattttttggtgattttttggggattttttggggggatttggggatttttaggggacTTTTTTCGGGCTTATTGGcgattttttgtttttttttttttattttttgggggatttttggagaactttttggggatttttgggggattttttttttattttttagggatttttagggggttctttgggggattttttggggattttttggggatttttagggtttttttggggattttttttgggaatttttggggatttttaggggtgttttgggaatttttgggattttttggggggattttttggtgatttttttggggattttttggggggatttggggatttttaggagatttttgggggctttttggcaattttttgtttttgtttttttttattttttgggggatttttggagaactttttggggatttttggggggattttttttttattttttagggatttttagggggttctttgggggattttttggggatttttagggtttttttggggattttttttgggaatttttggggatttttaggggtgttttggggatttttgggatttttttggggtattttttggggatttttttggggattttttggggggatttggggatttttaggggatttttttcaggctttttggcgattttttgggtttttttttattttttgggggatttttggagaactttttggggatttttgggggatttttttttattttttagggatttttagggggttctttgggggattttttggggatttttagggtttttttggggatttttttggggaatttttggggatttttaggggtgttttggggatttttgggatttttttgggggattttttggtgatttttttggggatttttttggggggatttggggatttttaggagatttttgggggctttttggcgattttttggtttttttttttattttttgggggatttttggagaactttttggggatttttgggggatttttttttattttttagggatttttagggggttctttgggggattttttggggattttttggggttttttttgggggttttttgggtttttttctcccgtTTTTGTCCCGTTTTTGTCGCTGTCCCCCCTGACCTTTGTCCcttggtgtccccagggtgtccccaaggaggaggaggaggaggaggaggaggaggaagatgaggatgaggatgaggaggattcCGAGGACGCCCTGGGAGAGTTCGACttcctggggacacctggggacaccttggggacacctggggacatcaggggtgagactggggacacctggggacaccttggggacatcaggggtgggactggggacacctggggacacctgggggacacctggggacacctgtgggacacctggggacatcaggggtgagactggggacacctggggacacctggggtcATCAGGGGTGAgactggggacacctgggggacacctgggggacacctggggacacctgtgggacacctggggacacctggggacatcaggggtgagactggggacacctggggacacctggggacacctgtgggacacctggggacacctggggacatcaggggtgagactggggacacctggggacacctgggggacacctggggacatcaCAGGTGAGAttggggacaccaggggatacctgggggacacctgggggacacctggggacatcaggggtgggactggggacacctggggacacgcCATGACCCCTCCCCCCATTGTCACAGAGAGCCACCAGTGTCACCTGCGGGACGGGGACCTCGGGCCACCAGGGCCACTGCGGCCACCTGAAGGTAAGaacacacctgtgtcaccccagtgtcacctcagtgtcacctcagtgtcacctgtgtcacctaGGGGGGTTCCTAtgtccccactgccaccccggtgtcactgtccccagtgtgaccaatgtccccaatgtcccccagtgtccccagtgtccccaatatccccaatgtcccccagtgtccccaatgtccccaatgtccccaatgtccctcaatgtcccccaatgtcccccaatgtccccaatgtccccaatgtcccccagtgtccccagtgtcccccaatgtccccaatgtccccaatgtcccccaatgtccccccaatgtccccaatgtcccccaatgtccccaatgtccccaatgtcccccagtgtccccaggggtcGTGGCCGACGCGCTGGCCCTGGACGGGCTCGGGGACCTGGCGGAGCTGACGGTGACAAACGACAACGACGGCGGTGACGTGAGTGACACCTGTCCCtaagtgtccccaggtgtccccaggtgtccccggGTGccaccccaatgtccccaagtgccacccccgtgtccccaggtgaACTCCGGCCGGCCGCCGTCCCCGAAGCGCACCTGGGGCTCAATGTCCCCAAGTCCCCACGTGccacccccgtgtccccaggtgtccccggGTGCCACCCCcatatccccaagtgccaccccgatgtccccaggtgtccccaagtgccacccccgtgtccccaggtgaCCTCCGGCCGGCCGCCGTCCCCGAAGCGCACCTGGAGCCCGCGCCTGACCCTGCGCAGCCACTACGACGCCGTGCGGGCGCTGGCCTTTGTCCCTTGTCACCCGGCGCTGGTGACGGCCTCCGAGGACGCCACGCTCAAGCTCTGGAACCTGCAGAAGCCGCTCGTCCCCAAGAAGTGGGTGACAAACGGGTGACAGGGGGTGACGgggggtgacagggggtgacagggggGTGACAAACGGGTGacagggggtgacaggggggtgacagggggtgacagggggGTGACAGGGGGGTGACAGGTGGGTGACAGgggggtgacagggggtgacagggggtgacggggggtgacagggggtgaCAGGTGGGTGACAGGGGGGTGACAGGGGGGTGACAGGGGGGTGACAAACGGGTGACAGGGGGGTGACAAACGGGTGacagggggtgacagggggGTGACAAACGGGTGACAGGGGGGTGACAAACGGGTGacagggggtgacagggggtgacagggggtgacaggggggtgacagggggtgaCGGGGGGTGACAGGCGGGTGACAGGTGGGTGACAGGCGGGTGACAGGGGGGTGACAGGGGGGTGACAGGCGGGTGACAGGGGGGTGACAGGGGGGTGACAAACGGGTGACAGGGGGTGACACGAGGGTGACAGATGGGTGACACGTGGGTGACAGGCAGGTGACAGGCGGGTGACAGGGGGGTGACACGTGGGTGACACGAGGGTGACAGGTGGGTGACAGGTGGGTGACGGGTGACAGGTGGGTGACGGGGGTGACAGGCAGGTGACAGGTGGGTGACATGTGGGTGACAGGCGGGTGACAGGCGGGGTGGTGGCGGCGGCACCGATGTCACCGGGTTTTGTCACCGTTGTCCCCTCAGGAACGCGGCGCTGGACGTGGAGCCGGTCTACGCCTTCCGCGGGCACAGGTGTGGCACCTGCCTGTCACCTCattgtcacctcagtgtcacctcatTGTCACCTCATTGTCACCTCGGTGTCACCTCATTGTCACCTCATTGTCACCTGggtgtcacctcagtgtcacctcatTGTCACCTCGGTGTCACCTCattgtcacctcagtgtcacctcatTGTCACCTCATTGTCACCTCATTGTCACCTGggtgtcacctcagtgtcacctcatTGTCACCTCGGTGTCACCTCATTGTCACCTCATTGTCACCTCATTGTCACCTCGGTGTCACCTCGGTGTCACCTCCattgtcacctcagtgtcacctcatTGTCACCTCCATTGTCACCTCggtgtcacctcagtgtcacctcgGTGTCACCTCCATTGTCACCTCattgtcacctcagtgtcaccgTATTGTCACCTCAGCATCTCGACACTGTCACCTCAGTGACACTGACAGGTGACACAGACAGGTGACATAGGGGTGACACAGAGTGGTGACACaggcaggtgacacaggtgacacaggtgacagcGACCGTGTGATAATTCTGTCActttgtccctgtcccaggggcCCGGTGCTGGCGGTGGCGGtggcagcaggtgacacaggtgacacaggtgacacaggtgacacggggctgtgctgcagcgcCGGCGTGGACGCTCGGATTCGCTGCTGGCGCCTCCCGGCCCTGGACAGCGACCCCTACGACGGCTACGGtgggtggcacctggggacaccgggggtggcacctggggacaccgggggggcacctggggacaccggggggtCTGGGTACACTGggggtggcacctggggacaccgggggtggcacctggggacaccggggggtctggggacaccggggagcggcacctggggacaccggggggtggcacctggggacaccgggggtggcacctggggacaccagggggtggcacctggggacaccggggagcggcacctggggacaccaggggtggcgcctggggacaccggggagcggcacctggggacaccgggggggcacctggggacaccggggggtctggggacaccggggagcGGCACCTGGAGACACCGggggtggcacctggggacaccggggagcggcacctggggacaccaggggtggcgcctggggacaccggggagcggcacctggggacaccgggggggcacctggggacaccggggggtctggggacaccggggagcGGCACCTGGAGACACCGggggtggcacctggggacaccggggagcggcacctggggacaccaggggtggcgcctggggacaccggggagcggcacctggggacaccgggggcggcacctggggacaccgggggtggcacctggggacaccggggggtggcacctggggacaccggggggtCTGGGTACACTGggggtggcacctggggacaccgggacaggGCCGGAGACATCAGCCCCAGGGTGGCGCGGCCGTGGGGACAATGccacccccgtgtccccactGATGTCCCACTGAcgtccccgatgtccccagaCCCAGGTGTGCTGCGGGGGGTCCTCGACGGCCACTCCGACGCCGTGTGGGCTCTGTCCTTCGACGTCACCGGGCGTCACCTGGCCTCGTGCTCGGCCGATGGCACCGTGCGCCTCTGGGACCCCCGAGGGGACAGCGGCGGTGGCACCGCGGGTGGCACCTGTCTGAGTGTCCTGGATGGGCACAAAGGTGAgcggggacacacctggggacacacctgggtgagctggggacacacctgggtgGTCTGGGGACgttggggacacacctgggtgaGCTGGGGACACatctggacacacctggggacacacctgggtgagctggggacacacctggatggtctggggacattggggacacacctgggtgagctggggacacccctgggtGGTCTGGGGACgttggggacacacctgggtgaGCTGGGAACACatctggacacacctgggggcattggggacatctggggacgTTGAGGACACACCTTAGGAGCTTGGGGACGCATCTGGGTCACCTGGAGACCCCCGGGGAAACACCTGAGTTACCCAGGAACATTGAGGACACACCTTGGAATACTGGGGGGATACCTGGGACATGTGGGGGTCACACCTGAGACATGtgggggacacacctggggacacctggacacacctggggtcCCCTCCAGTGTCACACCTCTCCCTTGTGGGGtcacacctgggggggggggtcactcCTGTTCAGGTGTCACAggtgtcccctcacctgtgcaggtgtcacagctgtccctcacctgtccccgtTTCAGATCACGGTGTCCCCACCTCGGTGACGTTCGTGGCCACCCAGCCAGCCCACCTGGTGGCCGGGTTCCGCTCAGGTGCCACCGTCCTCTACGACCTGGAGGTCACCAAGGCCACCCTGGTGTCCCCACACGGCGGTGAGTGACCCCCGCTTGATGTCCCCAAGGGTCACCTGAGGTCACCTGACCCCCTCCGTGTCCCCAAGCTCACCTGAGGTCCCCAAGGGCCACCTGAACCCTCCCCAGATCCCCAGGAGTCACGTGACCCTGCCAGAGgttccctgatgtccccaggtgtcccccaggtgtccctgaccctgctgtccccacaggtggCTCCGGCCAGGTGAACCAGGTGGTCGCTGACCCCAGGTGACCCCGGGTgaccccaggtgtccctgtccccacaggtggCTCGGGCCAGGTGAACCAGGTGGTCTCtgaccccaggtgaccccaggtgtccctgtccccacaggtggCTCCGGCCAGGTGAACCAGGTGGTCTCtgaccccaggtgaccccaggtgaccccaggtgaccccaggtgtccctgtccccacaggtggCTCCGGCCAGGTGAACCAGGTGGTCGCTCACCCCTCGCAGCCGCTGACCATCACGGCCAGCGATGACCGCGCCATTCGTTACCTGGACAACCGCACAGGTGAGCGGCCGTGCTCAGCAGGGGGTGATTAACGGCCAATGAGGGGGTGCTTTAATTAACCCCCCCTAATTCGCTGTCCTGGGGTGAGTGGGGTGATTCGTTAATTGGGGTAATTGgggtaattattttaattgggGTTAATTAGgggtaattattttaattgggGTGATTAGGGGTTAATTAGGGGTTAATTGgggtaattattttaattgggGTAATTAGGggcaattattttaattgggGTAATTAGGGGTTAATTGgggtaattattttaattgggGTAATTAGGGGTTAATTAGGGGTTAATTGgggtaattattttaattgggGTAATTAGgggtaattattttaattgggGTGATTAGGGGTTAATTAGGGGTTAATTGgggtaattattttaattgggGTAATTGGGggcaattattttaattgggGTAATTAGGGGGTAATTAGGGGTTAATTGgggtaattattttaattgggGTAATTGGGGTAATTAGCTCTATGGGGTAATTAGGGGTAATTGGGGTTAATTAGgggtaattattttaattgggGTAATTAGGGGTTAATTAGGGGTTAATTGgggtaattattttaattgggGTAATTAGGGGTTAACTCGGGGTTCATTAGaggtaattattttaattgggGTAATTAGgggtaattattttaattgggGTGATTAGGGGTTAATTAGGGGTTCATTAGaggtaattattttaattgggGTCATTAGCTCTAATGGGGTAATTAGGAGTTAATTGGGGTAATTCTTTTAATTGGGGTGATTTGGGTTAATTAGggataattattttaattgggGTAATTGGgggtaattattttaattggggtaattattttaattggggtaattattttaattgggGTAATTAGGGTAATTAGGGATTAATTAGCTCTGTGGGGTAATTAGGGGTAATTAGGGGTGATTATTTTAATTGgggtaattattttaattgggGTAATTAATTTTATTGGGATAATGAGGGGGCGTGGCTATCCCTAATGAGGTCAGATGGGGGCGGGGCCTGCCCTGACCACGCCCCTCTCTGGCCACGCCCCTTTGCCCTCCCCAGGTAAAGTCGTGCACTCCATGGTCGCTCACCTGGACGCCGTCACCTGCCTGGCCCTGGACCCCAGCGGCGCCTTCCTGCTGTCCGGCagtgagtgacccctgagtgacctctgacccctgagtgacctttgagtgacccctgagtgacctctgacccctgagtgacccctgacctctgagtgacccctgagtgacccctgagtgacctctgacccctgagtgacccctgacctcTGAGTGACCTttgagtgacccctgagtgacctctgatccctgagtgacctctgacccctgagtgacccctgagtgacctttgagtgacccctgagtgacctctgacctctgagtgacccctgagtgacctctgacccctgagtgacccgtGACCTCTGAGTGACCTCTGACctctgagtgacccctgagtgacctttgagtgacccctgagtgacctctGACCTCTGAGTGACCtctgacccctgagtgaccttTGAGTGACCCCTGAGAGACCTCTGAGTGACCtctgacccctgagtgaccttTGAGTGACCCCTGAGAGACCTCTGAGTGACCtctgacccctgagtgacctttgagtgacccctgagtgacctctgacccctgagtgacctctgacccctgagtgacctttgagtgacccctgagtgacctgtgacccctgagtgaccccctgacctctgagtgacccctgagtgacctctgacccctgagtgacctttgagtgacccctgagtgacctctgacccctgagtgacccctgagtgacccctgacccctgagtgacccctgagtgacccctgagtgacctctaacccctgagtgacccctgagtgacctttgagtgacccctgagtgacctctGACCTCTGAGTGACCCCTCAGTGACCtctgacccctgagtgaccttTGAGTGACCtctgacccctgagtgacctctgagtgacccttgagtgacccctgagtgacctccgagtgacccctgacccctgagtgacccctgagtgacccctgacctctgacccctgagtgacctttgagtgacccctgagtgatCTCTGACCTCTGAGTGACCCTTGAGTGACCtctgacccctgagtgacctctGACCCCGGAGTGACCCCTGAGCTCTGACCCGAGTGACCTttgagtgacccctgagtgaccacTGGCATTGGCATtgtcacctgtccccaggtgtgcccaggtttgtcacctctgtccccccaggTCAGGACTGCTTCCTCCACCTGTgtcagctgtgtcccctcacctgtgtgacctcacctgtgtcacctgtgtcccctcacctgtgtcagctgtgtcccctcacctgtgtgacctcacctgtgtcacctgtgtcccctcacctgtgtgacctcacctgtgtcacctgtgtcccctcacctgtgtcacctgtgtcccctcacctgtgtcagctgtgtcccctcacctgtgtgacctcacctgtgtcccctcacctgtgtcagctgtgtcccctcacctgtgtcacctgtgtcccctcacctgtgtTATCTGTGTCACttcacctgtgtcacctgtgtcccctcacctgtgtgacctcacctgtgtcacctgtgtcccctcacctgtgtcagctgtgtcccctcacctgtgtcacctgtgtcccctcacctgtgtgacctcacctgtgtcacctgtgtcccctcacctgtgtTATCTGTGTCActtcacctgtgtcccctcacctgtgtcacctgtgtcccctcacctgtgtcagctgtgtcccctcacctgtgtcccctcacctgtgtcacctgtgtcccctcacctgtgtcacctgtgtcccctcacctgtgtgacctcacctgtgtcacctgtgtcacctcacctgtgtcacctgtgtcccctcacctgtgtcccctcacctgtgtcacctgtgtcccctcacctgtgtgacctcacctgtgtcacctgtgtcccctcacctgtgtcactgtcacctgtgtgacctcacctgtgtcactgtcacctgtgtcccctcacctgtgtcactgtcacctgtgtcccctcacctgtgccAGCACACCTGTGTGACCtcacctgtgtcactgtcacctgtgtcccctcacctgcGTGACCtcacctgtgtcactgtcacctgtgtcccctcacctgtgccAGCACACCTGCGTGACCTCACCTGTGTCACCGTCACCTGTGTGACCTCACCTTTGTTATCTGTGTCGcttcacctgtgtcccctcacctgtgtcccctcacctgtcacctgtgtcccctcacctgtgtcccctgtgtctGTCCCCAGGTCACGACTGCTCGCTGCGCctgtggcacctgtgccagcacACCTGCGTGCAGGAGCTGCCCGCTCACCGCCGCAAGCACCAGGAGGCCGTGCTGGCCGTGGCCTTCCACCCCCGGCGCGCCCTCAGCGCCAGCGCCGGCGCCGACGCCCTGGCCAAGGTGTTCGTctgacacctgggcacacctgggcacacctgggatacacctgggatacacctgggatacacctgggatacacctggagACCTCGTCAAaggccaggagcagcacaggaagtGGCACCAGGGTGACATCGGTTATTTCTGAGCGCTGGTGGCACCTGGTGGCCTCCATCACCTCCCATGGCCAGGACAGGtgtgacacacctgggcacacctgggcacacctggagaCCTCATCACAGGACAGGAAGTGACACTACAGTGACGTCGTTTGTTACTCTGTGTGTTGGTGGCACCTGGTGGCCTCCGTCACCTCCCATGGCCAGGACAGGtgtgacacacctgggcacacctgggcacacctggagaCCTCATCACAGGACAGGAAGTGACACTACAGTGACGTCGTTTGTTACTCTGTGTGTTGGTGGCACCTGGTGGCCTCCGTCACCTCCCATGGCCAGGACAGGtgtgacacacctgggcacacctgaggtcacacctgggcacacctggagaCCTCATCACGGGACAGGAAGTGACACTACAGTGACGTCGTTTGTTACTCTGTGTGTTGGTGGCACCTGGTGGCTTCTGTCACCTCGCCCAGACCGGAgtgacacctgggcacacctgaggtgacacctgggcacacctgaggtgacacctgggcacacctgaggtgacacctgggcacagcgctgggatgggacaggagctgctgcctgttgTTTCTCTGTGTTGGTGGCACCTGGTGGCCTCTGTCACCTCTCATGGCCGGGACAGGtgtgacacacctgggcacacctggagaCCTCGTCACAGGACAGGAGCGAGACAGGAGGTGGCACCAAAGTGACGTCATTCATTTCTTTTGGTGGCACCTGGTGGCTTCTGTCAGCTCCCATGcccagggacaggtgagggCACACCTGAGgtgacacctgggcacacctggagaCCTCATCACAGGACAGGAAGTGGCACCACGGTGACATCGGTTATTTCTGAGTCTTGGTGGCACCTGGTGGCCTTTGTCACCTTGTCCCGCCCAAGGTGACACACCTGAGGtggcacctgggcacacctggtgGCACCTGGACAGGTGAGGtggcacctgggcacacctggtgACACCTGGACAGGTGAGGtggcacctgggcacagctggtggCCTTTGTCACTTTGTCCCACCCAAGGTGACACACCTGAGGTGGCACCTGGACAGGTGAGgtggcacacctgggcacacctggtgGCACCTGGACAGGTGAGGtggcacctgggcacacctggtgGCACCTGGCCAGGTAAGgtggcacacctgggcacacctggtgGCACCTGGCCAGGTAAGGTGGCACCTGCCATTGTCACCTGTCCTTGCCCAGtcctgcagggctctgtcccctcATCCCCCCCAAATTTGGGacaattttttgggatttttccttccaggtaaatcccaaatttttggggctttcctcccaaatttggggattttcccCGGCCTCgattttttaggaatttttttcttttttttttttttggttttttttttcctattttcctcCATCAgataaatcccaaattttggggatttttccc is a window of Cinclus cinclus unplaced genomic scaffold, bCinCin1.1 SCAFFOLD_338, whole genome shotgun sequence DNA encoding:
- the LOC134057428 gene encoding striatin-4-like, coding for LGIFWGFFWGFFGFFSPVFVPFLSLSPLTFVPWCPQGVPKEEEEEEEEEEDEDEDEEDSEDALGEFDFLGTPGDTLGTPGDIRESHQCHLRDGDLGPPGPLRPPEVSPGVVADALALDGLGDLAELTVTNDNDGGDVTSGRPPSPKRTWSPRLTLRSHYDAVRALAFVPCHPALVTASEDATLKLWNLQKPLVPKKNAALDVEPVYAFRGHRGPVLAVAVAAGDTGDTGDTGDTGLCCSAGVDARIRCWRLPALDSDPYDGYDPGVLRGVLDGHSDAVWALSFDVTGRHLASCSADGTVRLWDPRGDSGGGTAGGTCLSVLDGHKDHGVPTSVTFVATQPAHLVAGFRSGATVLYDLEVTKATLVSPHGGGSGQVNQVVAHPSQPLTITASDDRAIRYLDNRTGKVVHSMVAHLDAVTCLALDPSGAFLLSGSHDCSLRLWHLCQHTCVQELPAHRRKHQEAVLAVAFHPRRALSASAGADALAKVFV